From a single Pseudalkalibacillus hwajinpoensis genomic region:
- a CDS encoding YlaH-like family protein codes for MNSEANIASSDLSFFAKLVGIEDNMTLGFYLLYAIIVILCIVVFRLGFAKKLPVLKNVVVYVVLIIGCFPLTFFGIGLPVAEGLVASAVVLIIYKARLHQSKKNEAS; via the coding sequence ATGAACAGTGAAGCTAATATTGCATCCAGTGATTTATCATTTTTTGCAAAGTTGGTGGGTATTGAAGACAACATGACGCTTGGCTTTTATTTACTTTATGCGATAATCGTCATCCTCTGTATTGTAGTGTTTCGTCTGGGGTTTGCAAAGAAGCTCCCAGTACTTAAAAATGTAGTTGTTTATGTAGTCCTTATTATTGGCTGTTTTCCATTAACGTTTTTCGGAATCGGATTGCCGGTAGCGGAAGGATTAGTGGCATCTGCTGTCGTATTAATTATTTATAAAGCTCGTCTGCATCAATCCAAAAAAAACGAAGCGAGCTAA
- a CDS encoding PhoH family protein, which produces MDKVYVLDTNVLLQDPNAIYSFETNEIVIPAVVLEEVDSKKRYMDEIGRNARQVSRMIDGFRERGKLHESIPLENGGTLRIELNHRSFQYLQDKFVEKTNDNRILAVALNLFLEEGKIKSGRTVILVSKDALVRVKADAMGIQAEDFLSDRVVEFNQIYTGYEERYVDSELLNSFFEHHFIDQKLLKGKPLYPNQYVILKDPVQASSSGIGKVDKNGNRIEKTAMETEYMWGIGPRNVQQRMALDLLVRKDIPLVTLVGKAGTGKTLLAMAAGLMQTEDLNQYKKLFIARPIVPVGKDIGFLPGEKEEKLRPWMQPIFDNLEYLFNVKKTGELEKILSGIGSIQVEALTYIRGRSLPDQFIIIDEAQNLTKHEVKTILTRVGEGSKIVLLGDPQQIDHPYLDEYTNGLTYVVEKFKDQPLSGHVKLEKGERSLLARIAADLL; this is translated from the coding sequence TTGGATAAGGTTTACGTCCTCGATACCAACGTGTTACTTCAGGATCCAAATGCCATCTATTCGTTTGAAACAAATGAGATTGTAATACCAGCTGTTGTGTTAGAAGAAGTGGATTCAAAAAAGCGTTATATGGATGAAATCGGTAGAAACGCAAGACAAGTCTCACGCATGATTGATGGGTTTCGTGAACGAGGAAAACTTCATGAATCGATTCCGCTCGAAAACGGAGGGACGCTCCGAATTGAGTTGAATCATCGGTCATTTCAATATTTACAGGATAAGTTTGTTGAAAAAACGAATGACAACCGAATCCTAGCCGTAGCTTTAAATTTGTTTTTAGAAGAAGGGAAGATAAAGTCAGGTAGAACGGTTATCCTAGTTAGCAAAGATGCTCTTGTTCGTGTAAAAGCAGATGCAATGGGCATTCAGGCAGAAGACTTTTTAAGTGACCGTGTTGTAGAATTCAATCAAATTTACACAGGGTATGAAGAGCGCTATGTCGATTCGGAGCTATTAAACAGCTTTTTCGAGCACCATTTTATTGACCAGAAGCTGTTAAAAGGAAAGCCTCTATATCCGAATCAATATGTGATCCTAAAGGATCCGGTTCAGGCATCCTCCTCAGGAATTGGTAAAGTAGATAAGAATGGGAATCGAATTGAGAAAACGGCCATGGAAACAGAATATATGTGGGGGATAGGTCCGAGGAATGTTCAGCAAAGGATGGCCCTGGATCTACTTGTGCGAAAGGATATCCCATTAGTGACACTTGTTGGGAAAGCAGGAACAGGCAAGACTCTTCTTGCTATGGCGGCCGGGTTAATGCAAACGGAGGATTTAAATCAATATAAAAAACTGTTCATTGCCAGACCGATCGTTCCGGTCGGCAAAGATATTGGATTTCTTCCAGGAGAGAAGGAAGAAAAACTACGCCCATGGATGCAGCCGATTTTTGATAATCTGGAATACTTATTTAATGTAAAGAAAACAGGGGAGCTTGAAAAAATCCTCTCAGGAATAGGCTCTATACAAGTAGAGGCACTGACCTATATTCGGGGAAGAAGTTTGCCTGATCAGTTTATTATCATTGATGAAGCGCAGAACTTAACGAAACATGAGGTTAAAACGATCCTTACAAGGGTAGGGGAAGGAAGTAAAATTGTGTTGTTGGGTGATCCGCAGCAAATTGATCATCCATACCTTGATGAGTATACAAATGGGCTGACATATGTAGTAGAAAAATTTAAAGATCAGCCGTTAAGCGGACATGTTAAGCTCGAGAAAGGTGAACGATCTCTGCTTGCCCGAATTGCGGCTGATCTTCTTTAA
- a CDS encoding YlaN family protein codes for MGKGTEGSDLSTGMATGHREKAYELLKADAHKILKLIEVQMENLTMPQCPLYEEVLDTQMFGLSREIDFAVRLGLVNEEDGKELLESLERQLSTLHEASMRK; via the coding sequence ATGGGAAAGGGAACGGAGGGATCAGATTTGTCGACTGGGATGGCAACAGGACATCGTGAAAAAGCATACGAGCTGTTAAAAGCTGATGCACATAAGATCCTAAAACTCATCGAAGTTCAAATGGAGAATTTGACGATGCCTCAGTGTCCTCTGTATGAAGAGGTACTTGATACACAGATGTTTGGTTTATCTCGCGAAATTGATTTCGCGGTTCGTCTAGGATTGGTTAATGAAGAGGATGGCAAGGAACTGCTTGAATCTCTTGAGCGTCAGTTATCAACTTTACATGAAGCCAGTATGAGGAAATAA
- a CDS encoding NAD(P)H-dependent flavin oxidoreductase, which yields MKWKTRITQLLGIERPIIQGGLAYLAYNELASAVSNAGGLGQLTAMSMESEEQLREEINLTRSKTSNPFGVNFAIGQHGRPFEHMLNAALDEGVRIISVTGGNPKPVFDMVEGTDVKVLVLTAGKRQALKAEQLGAAAVMVVGQEGGGHLGKEDTGTIVLVPQVVDALSIPVIASGGISDGRGLMAAIALGAEGIEMGTRFIATEECTHAHEKYKERILLSNETDTAIIKRSIGAPARVIRNSFADRIIQIEANQGGYESLKSYISGEVNRKYVYEGKEDEGFAWAGQVIGAIHDVPTVKTLFDRIDQEADHIRLKWSM from the coding sequence ATGAAGTGGAAAACGCGCATCACTCAATTGCTTGGAATTGAACGACCTATAATTCAGGGAGGACTAGCCTACCTCGCATATAATGAACTAGCCTCAGCCGTTAGTAATGCAGGAGGCCTGGGTCAACTAACAGCGATGTCGATGGAATCTGAAGAGCAGTTGAGAGAAGAAATTAATCTTACTAGGAGTAAAACATCAAACCCGTTTGGTGTGAACTTTGCAATTGGACAGCATGGACGACCTTTTGAACATATGCTTAATGCTGCACTTGATGAAGGAGTTCGCATTATCTCAGTAACAGGAGGTAATCCAAAGCCAGTATTTGATATGGTAGAAGGAACAGATGTGAAGGTTCTTGTTTTAACGGCGGGAAAGCGGCAGGCTTTAAAAGCTGAACAGCTAGGAGCAGCTGCTGTTATGGTCGTTGGTCAAGAAGGTGGTGGCCATCTTGGCAAAGAAGACACAGGTACAATCGTTCTCGTTCCTCAAGTTGTTGATGCTCTTTCAATTCCTGTCATCGCATCAGGCGGGATTAGTGATGGACGCGGATTAATGGCAGCCATCGCGCTTGGAGCTGAAGGGATCGAAATGGGAACAAGATTTATTGCAACCGAAGAATGTACGCATGCACATGAGAAATATAAGGAACGTATTCTTTTGAGTAACGAGACAGATACGGCTATTATAAAAAGAAGCATCGGGGCACCGGCGAGAGTGATTCGAAATTCGTTTGCTGATCGTATTATTCAAATCGAAGCAAATCAAGGTGGGTACGAAAGCTTGAAATCATACATAAGCGGTGAAGTAAATAGGAAATATGTTTATGAAGGTAAAGAAGATGAAGGCTTTGCCTGGGCAGGGCAGGTGATTGGAGCAATCCACGATGTACCTACCGTCAAGACTTTATTTGATCGTATCGACCAGGAAGCAGACCATATACGATTAAAATGGAGCATGTAG
- the glsA gene encoding glutaminase A — protein sequence MRCRTEAELVELVRRSKPYTKDGKVADYIPALAKANPDKLAIAIYSKEDGCLSAGDVGETFTLQSISKVLTLALAIMDAGEEHVFSRVGMEPTGDPFNSIAKLETMVPSKPLNPMINAGALVVTNMIHGSSVEEKVGRILQLIHDMTNNSSIGINYEVADSEYESANLNRALSYFMKQHGIIDNNVEMLLEAYTKQCAVEVNCKDLARIGMVLANEGKDPETERPIIPKYIARIVKTFMVTCGMYNASGEFAINVAIPAKSGVSGGILSLVPNEMGIGVYSPPLDIKGNSIAGNKLLESLSSQYELSIF from the coding sequence ATGAGATGTCGCACAGAGGCAGAATTAGTTGAACTAGTGAGGCGCAGTAAGCCTTATACAAAAGATGGTAAAGTGGCTGATTACATCCCTGCCCTGGCTAAAGCAAACCCTGATAAGCTAGCAATTGCTATTTATTCCAAAGAAGATGGCTGTTTATCTGCAGGAGATGTAGGTGAAACCTTTACATTGCAGAGTATTTCTAAAGTACTCACGCTCGCCCTTGCGATTATGGATGCAGGAGAGGAGCATGTGTTCTCAAGAGTAGGAATGGAGCCAACTGGTGATCCATTTAATTCGATTGCGAAACTTGAAACGATGGTGCCCTCAAAACCGTTAAATCCGATGATTAATGCAGGTGCTCTGGTTGTTACAAATATGATCCACGGAAGCTCTGTAGAAGAGAAGGTAGGGCGCATACTTCAGCTTATTCATGATATGACTAATAACTCTAGCATAGGGATCAACTATGAAGTGGCTGATTCAGAGTATGAATCAGCGAACCTGAATCGAGCGTTAAGCTATTTCATGAAACAGCATGGGATTATTGATAATAACGTAGAAATGCTTTTAGAAGCATATACAAAGCAATGTGCCGTTGAAGTAAACTGCAAGGATCTTGCCCGCATAGGGATGGTTCTTGCGAATGAAGGAAAGGACCCTGAAACCGAGCGTCCAATTATACCAAAGTATATTGCCAGAATCGTGAAAACCTTCATGGTAACCTGCGGTATGTATAATGCCTCTGGTGAATTTGCTATTAATGTCGCGATCCCAGCAAAAAGTGGCGTATCAGGTGGGATTTTAAGTCTTGTTCCAAATGAAATGGGAATCGGAGTATACAGCCCACCTCTTGATATCAAAGGAAACAGTATCGCTGGAAACAAACTTCTAGAAAGTCTTTCTTCTCAGTATGAATTGAGTATTTTTTAA
- a CDS encoding YlaI family protein, protein MRVKCVLCEKIEKIESGSPLAKKLRNRPIHTYMCESCDERIGNRTKERKETGNFKLFHQDESTDEW, encoded by the coding sequence GTGCGTGTAAAATGTGTCCTCTGTGAGAAAATTGAGAAAATTGAAAGTGGGAGTCCGCTTGCAAAAAAACTTCGCAACCGCCCCATCCACACCTATATGTGTGAATCATGTGATGAACGAATAGGAAATCGAACGAAAGAACGAAAAGAAACGGGTAACTTTAAACTGTTTCATCAGGATGAATCAACAGATGAGTGGTAA
- a CDS encoding YktB family protein, whose protein sequence is MSFRGFTNKDFESFQIEGLEQRMEAIQELIQPKFEAISEEVQSDLEILAGNEMHLHIARHARRTKNPPADTWMAFSCNKRGYKMHPHFQIGLFDDHVFVWLAYIYELPGKEEMASLFLEHLDELHQKIPSSYMVSTDHTKKNASESVTEVDLEKVLTRFRDVKKGEFLIGRHFSSDDPLLKDGSKFIGAVKETFETVMPIYQLSLKANK, encoded by the coding sequence ATGTCATTTAGAGGTTTCACCAATAAAGATTTTGAGTCTTTTCAAATCGAAGGGCTTGAACAGCGCATGGAAGCTATTCAAGAGCTTATTCAGCCTAAATTTGAGGCGATCAGTGAGGAAGTTCAAAGTGACCTTGAAATACTTGCTGGGAATGAAATGCATTTACACATTGCTCGTCATGCCCGACGCACAAAAAATCCTCCCGCCGATACTTGGATGGCCTTTTCATGCAACAAAAGGGGCTATAAAATGCACCCTCATTTTCAAATAGGCCTTTTCGATGATCACGTCTTCGTCTGGCTTGCTTATATATATGAATTGCCAGGTAAAGAGGAGATGGCTTCTTTGTTTCTCGAACATCTAGACGAACTTCATCAAAAGATCCCTTCGTCTTATATGGTTTCTACAGATCATACAAAGAAGAATGCAAGTGAATCTGTCACAGAAGTTGATTTAGAAAAGGTACTAACTCGCTTCCGCGACGTTAAAAAAGGGGAGTTTCTAATCGGCAGACATTTCTCCAGTGATGATCCTCTACTTAAAGATGGATCGAAATTTATTGGGGCAGTTAAAGAAACGTTTGAAACCGTTATGCCTATCTATCAACTCTCACTAAAGGCAAATAAATAA
- the ftsW gene encoding putative lipid II flippase FtsW — MIKKLFKHYDYSIIISVLLLCGFGLVMVYSASMVWAVMRHEANSAFFFNRQIIWLAVSLIMLLLAMLFPYKAYRKFIIPILGGSIFLLLLVRFIGSTTNNARSWIDLGPFSFQPSEFIKLGLIIYLAAIYSKKQAYISNFVRGALPPLMVTGLIFALVASQPDLGTAMIIALTSGIIIICSGMKWKHLLGLIVIGGIIFAGAWMSLSPEQASRFTGAYNPFSDPEDSGFHLINSYIAIASGGITGQGFGQSIQKYGFLPEPHTDFIMAIIAEELGLLGVVFVIGLLGYIVFKGFVIGIRCKDTFGSLLAIGISGMIGVQTVVNLGAITGWLPVTGVTLPFISYGGSSLILLMMSVGILINVSAFVNIRKEQKSGYAKKDNAVQMEL; from the coding sequence ATGATTAAAAAATTATTTAAGCATTATGATTACTCAATCATCATTAGTGTTCTACTTCTGTGCGGGTTTGGACTCGTTATGGTGTATAGTGCAAGTATGGTATGGGCTGTTATGCGGCATGAGGCAAATAGCGCCTTTTTCTTTAACAGGCAAATCATCTGGCTCGCCGTTTCACTGATTATGTTATTACTCGCAATGCTTTTCCCTTATAAAGCCTACAGAAAGTTTATCATTCCTATTCTTGGAGGATCTATCTTTCTGTTATTGCTAGTAAGGTTCATTGGATCCACAACAAATAATGCTCGTAGCTGGATTGATTTAGGGCCATTCAGTTTTCAACCTTCTGAATTTATTAAACTTGGATTAATTATTTATCTAGCAGCAATTTACTCTAAAAAGCAGGCCTATATTTCTAACTTTGTTAGGGGAGCACTCCCACCCCTAATGGTTACGGGACTAATATTTGCTCTTGTGGCATCTCAACCAGATCTTGGAACTGCGATGATAATTGCATTAACCTCTGGTATCATCATCATTTGCTCAGGCATGAAATGGAAGCATTTATTGGGTCTAATCGTAATTGGAGGGATTATCTTTGCGGGTGCGTGGATGTCATTGTCTCCTGAGCAGGCCTCTAGATTTACAGGTGCTTACAATCCATTCTCTGATCCAGAGGATAGTGGATTTCACTTGATTAATTCCTATATAGCGATTGCATCAGGTGGTATCACCGGACAGGGTTTTGGCCAGAGTATTCAAAAATATGGTTTTCTTCCTGAGCCGCATACCGATTTTATTATGGCTATTATTGCTGAAGAACTCGGATTACTGGGTGTTGTTTTTGTTATAGGTTTACTTGGTTATATCGTCTTTAAAGGTTTTGTAATTGGCATTCGCTGCAAAGATACGTTCGGAAGCTTATTAGCGATTGGGATTTCCGGTATGATAGGAGTTCAAACAGTTGTAAATCTCGGGGCGATTACAGGTTGGCTTCCTGTAACAGGGGTTACGCTTCCATTTATTAGCTATGGTGGATCTTCTTTAATTTTATTAATGATGTCAGTTGGTATTTTAATCAACGTTTCAGCTTTTGTTAACATTAGAAAAGAACAAAAATCAGGGTACG
- a CDS encoding YhcN/YlaJ family sporulation lipoprotein: MKRIRWIILGICLLVACQANDEQMAEKKDQTERVQYVKQSVRTPENEKRSATEIAEHLVTIARQVPDVNDATAVVTGKYAVVGIDVNEKLDRSRVSSIKYTVAEALQKDPYGANAVITADADTTYRLKQMATEIRRGHPVGGIMEELADIVGRLMPEVPSEQNKSENEPVRSNDKQLPKESEKQLKKQQEKQDLEK, translated from the coding sequence ATGAAGAGAATTCGATGGATTATACTCGGAATTTGTCTTCTCGTAGCCTGTCAGGCCAATGATGAGCAAATGGCTGAGAAGAAGGATCAGACCGAACGGGTTCAGTATGTAAAGCAATCGGTACGTACCCCGGAAAATGAGAAACGTTCAGCGACTGAGATTGCTGAGCACCTTGTCACCATTGCCAGGCAGGTTCCAGATGTGAATGATGCAACCGCAGTCGTGACAGGGAAATATGCCGTGGTTGGAATTGATGTGAACGAAAAACTCGATCGCTCTCGCGTTAGTTCTATTAAATATACTGTCGCTGAAGCACTTCAAAAGGATCCATACGGAGCTAACGCAGTTATTACAGCTGATGCTGATACTACCTATCGCTTAAAACAAATGGCCACTGAAATCAGAAGAGGGCATCCTGTCGGAGGAATAATGGAGGAATTAGCTGACATAGTTGGGCGTCTCATGCCAGAAGTTCCGAGTGAACAAAACAAATCAGAGAATGAACCGGTTCGTTCAAATGACAAACAGCTACCAAAAGAAAGTGAGAAGCAGCTAAAGAAACAGCAGGAAAAACAAGATCTCGAGAAATAG
- a CDS encoding DUF5325 family protein has translation MNKHNFLLLLMAILAVASMCAIGVSIAEQSWIGSLLSIIGVGFFMGMGFRIKRKAEQ, from the coding sequence ATGAACAAGCATAATTTCCTTTTACTCTTAATGGCCATTCTAGCTGTAGCAAGCATGTGTGCAATTGGAGTCTCAATTGCTGAGCAAAGCTGGATCGGGTCATTGCTTTCAATAATCGGAGTAGGTTTCTTTATGGGAATGGGCTTTCGGATTAAACGAAAAGCTGAACAATAA
- a CDS encoding site-2 protease family protein: MNDLLMVILIISPLSLLLHEAGHTLAANIFTTAGVKLHLGMGPRLFTWKHARGEVAVNAIYFAGGMTISTQPDKTSSKVVIALSGPAMNLSIAALALALPLPTSLIAWVLFFNLWLGVTNLIPFKILGKESDGWTIMKAIFQKG; encoded by the coding sequence ATGAATGATTTGCTCATGGTGATCCTTATTATTTCTCCACTCAGCCTATTACTTCATGAGGCAGGTCATACACTGGCGGCAAACATCTTTACAACTGCTGGTGTTAAACTTCACCTGGGCATGGGTCCAAGACTATTCACCTGGAAACATGCTAGAGGAGAAGTAGCGGTAAACGCTATTTATTTTGCAGGAGGAATGACCATCAGCACGCAACCTGATAAAACGTCAAGTAAGGTTGTGATTGCACTATCCGGACCTGCAATGAACCTCAGCATCGCAGCACTGGCATTAGCACTCCCACTTCCTACATCACTCATTGCATGGGTACTGTTCTTTAATCTCTGGCTCGGTGTGACCAATCTAATCCCATTCAAAATACTGGGAAAAGAATCTGACGGCTGGACCATAATGAAAGCTATATTTCAAAAAGGATAA
- a CDS encoding UPF0223 family protein, with the protein MEVQYPISIDWSKEEVIKVVTFFQLIEQAYESGINKGELVRAYYGFKDVVPSKSEEKQIFKQFDKETGYSTYHAVKEAKETEREKVVMNK; encoded by the coding sequence ATGGAAGTGCAATATCCAATATCAATCGATTGGAGCAAAGAAGAAGTTATTAAAGTTGTGACTTTTTTTCAACTAATCGAACAGGCTTATGAGAGTGGGATAAATAAAGGGGAATTAGTAAGGGCCTATTATGGGTTTAAAGACGTTGTTCCTTCAAAGTCAGAAGAAAAACAGATTTTTAAGCAGTTTGATAAGGAAACGGGTTACTCAACCTATCATGCGGTGAAAGAAGCTAAGGAAACAGAACGTGAAAAAGTAGTTATGAATAAATAG
- a CDS encoding inositol monophosphatase family protein codes for MTQQTNWDTVYTDARGWIREAGKEIIASFTTSFSINTKSNPNDLVTDIDKQTEKFFIERIKKSYPEHRIMGEEGFGDKVEDLNGIIWFLDPIDGTMNFVHQQTNFAISIGIYEDGVGKAAFIYDVTKDELYHCSKGNGLYLNDVKLDPLKPITFSEALLAINATWVTENHRIDPRTFSPLLKKIRGTRSYGSAAIEMAYVAAGRLDGYVSLRLAPWDFAAGKLLIEEAGGVCTTVDNKPIDLLGKNTIFVGNKSFHTQVQKQYIQPALDQNFYLRTPSTK; via the coding sequence ATGACACAGCAGACAAACTGGGACACGGTATACACAGATGCAAGAGGATGGATTCGAGAAGCAGGTAAAGAAATCATTGCCTCCTTTACAACTTCCTTCTCTATTAACACAAAAAGTAACCCGAATGATCTTGTGACGGATATAGACAAACAAACTGAGAAATTTTTCATTGAACGGATTAAGAAATCATATCCCGAGCATCGGATTATGGGTGAAGAAGGATTCGGAGATAAAGTTGAAGACTTAAACGGAATTATCTGGTTCCTGGATCCTATTGATGGAACAATGAACTTTGTTCACCAACAAACTAATTTTGCGATATCGATTGGAATTTATGAAGATGGAGTAGGGAAAGCGGCTTTCATTTATGATGTAACAAAGGACGAGCTTTACCATTGCTCAAAAGGAAATGGCTTATATCTAAATGATGTTAAACTTGATCCACTTAAACCGATTACTTTCTCAGAGGCTCTTTTAGCAATTAATGCAACGTGGGTAACAGAAAATCATCGGATCGATCCCCGCACGTTCTCACCATTACTTAAAAAAATCCGTGGCACAAGATCCTATGGTAGCGCGGCGATCGAGATGGCATATGTAGCAGCAGGGAGACTTGATGGTTACGTTTCTTTACGATTAGCTCCATGGGATTTCGCAGCGGGTAAATTGTTAATTGAAGAAGCTGGCGGTGTCTGTACAACAGTTGATAACAAGCCAATTGATTTACTTGGTAAAAACACCATTTTCGTAGGAAATAAATCCTTCCATACTCAAGTTCAAAAGCAATATATTCAACCTGCTCTTGATCAGAACTTCTACTTAAGAACCCCCTCAACGAAATGA
- the typA gene encoding translational GTPase TypA has protein sequence MRIREDIRNIAIIAHVDHGKTTLVDQMLHQSGTFRDNEQVSERAMDSNDLERERGITILAKNTAINYEDKRINIMDTPGHADFGGEVERIMKMVDGVLLVVDAYEGCMPQTRFVLKKALEQKLTPIVVLNKIDRPAARPAEVVDEVIDLFIDLGADEDQLDFPVVYASAINGTASLEPEVQDNDMKVLMDTIIDNIPAPLDNSDEPLQFQITLLDYNDYLGRIGIGRVFRGTMKVGQQVALMKIDGTIKQFRVTKLFGFIGLKRTEIEEAKAGDLVAVSGMEEINVGETVCPYDHQEALPILRIDEPTLQMTFLVNNSPFAGKEGKYITSRKIEERLRAQLETDVSLRVENTDSPDAWVVSGRGELHLSILIENMRREGFELQVSKPEVIVREVDGVASEPVERVQIDVPEDYTGSVMESLGERKGEMVNMVNNGSGQVRLEFMVPARGLIGYSTEFLTQTRGYGIINHTFETYMPLISGRVGGRRAGVLVSMERGKASEYGIMGVEDRGTIFVDPGTEVYEGMIVGEHTRENDITVNIVKVKQMTNMRSANKDQTVSMKKPRVLTLEEALEYLNDDEYCEVTPDSIRLRKKILDKNEREKQAKKKKTAQ, from the coding sequence ATGCGAATAAGAGAAGATATTCGTAACATTGCAATCATTGCCCACGTTGACCATGGTAAAACGACGCTTGTAGACCAAATGCTACATCAGTCTGGAACATTCCGTGACAACGAGCAAGTAAGCGAACGTGCGATGGATTCGAATGACCTTGAAAGAGAACGCGGGATTACGATCCTTGCTAAAAATACGGCAATTAACTATGAAGACAAACGAATCAACATCATGGATACACCTGGACACGCAGACTTCGGTGGTGAAGTAGAACGTATCATGAAAATGGTAGACGGTGTTCTTCTAGTTGTCGATGCTTATGAAGGGTGTATGCCACAGACCCGCTTCGTTCTTAAGAAAGCACTTGAGCAGAAGCTTACTCCAATTGTTGTTCTTAACAAAATCGATCGCCCAGCAGCACGTCCTGCTGAAGTAGTTGATGAAGTTATTGATCTTTTCATCGATCTTGGAGCAGACGAAGATCAACTTGATTTCCCTGTTGTCTATGCTTCTGCAATCAACGGAACAGCAAGCCTTGAACCTGAAGTTCAGGATAATGATATGAAAGTTCTTATGGACACGATTATTGATAACATTCCTGCACCTCTTGACAATAGTGATGAGCCACTTCAATTCCAGATCACACTTCTAGATTACAATGATTATCTTGGAAGGATTGGAATCGGTCGTGTGTTCAGAGGCACTATGAAAGTTGGTCAGCAAGTTGCTCTGATGAAAATTGATGGTACTATCAAGCAATTCAGAGTAACAAAACTTTTCGGCTTTATTGGTTTGAAACGAACAGAAATTGAAGAAGCAAAAGCTGGAGATCTAGTTGCGGTATCAGGTATGGAAGAAATCAACGTTGGTGAAACTGTTTGTCCATACGATCACCAGGAGGCACTTCCGATCCTGCGTATCGATGAACCGACACTTCAAATGACGTTCCTTGTAAATAACAGTCCTTTTGCGGGTAAAGAAGGTAAATATATTACAAGTCGTAAGATTGAAGAGCGTCTAAGAGCACAGCTTGAAACAGACGTAAGTCTTCGTGTTGAGAACACAGATTCTCCAGATGCATGGGTTGTATCAGGACGTGGTGAGCTTCACCTTTCAATCCTGATTGAGAACATGCGTCGTGAAGGGTTTGAGCTTCAAGTTTCAAAACCTGAAGTTATCGTACGTGAAGTAGACGGCGTTGCAAGTGAACCAGTTGAACGCGTTCAAATCGATGTCCCTGAAGACTACACCGGTTCTGTTATGGAATCACTTGGTGAGCGTAAGGGTGAGATGGTGAACATGGTAAACAACGGTTCAGGACAAGTTCGTCTTGAGTTTATGGTTCCTGCACGTGGACTGATTGGGTATTCTACAGAGTTCCTGACTCAGACTCGCGGTTATGGAATCATTAACCATACATTCGAAACTTACATGCCTTTGATCAGCGGCCGCGTTGGTGGACGTCGTGCAGGTGTTCTTGTATCAATGGAAAGAGGAAAAGCTTCTGAATACGGTATTATGGGCGTTGAAGATCGTGGAACGATTTTCGTTGATCCAGGTACTGAAGTTTATGAAGGTATGATCGTCGGAGAGCACACTCGCGAAAATGACATTACTGTTAATATCGTTAAAGTGAAGCAGATGACAAATATGCGTTCTGCGAACAAAGATCAGACGGTTTCCATGAAAAAACCTCGCGTTCTAACTCTTGAAGAAGCTCTTGAGTACTTGAACGATGATGAGTATTGCGAAGTTACGCCGGATTCGATCCGTCTTCGCAAAAAAATCCTTGATAAGAACGAACGTGAAAAGCAAGCTAAAAAGAAAAAAACGGCCCAGTAA
- a CDS encoding pyridoxamine 5'-phosphate oxidase family protein — protein MPNKVDTTLSKELLTLLRREQYVLLSTIDYETTGPDVSAISWLYAVDCQTIVFAVDAKSRIVKNIHDNDQISITLIGNESTYAICGEALMTEDRMEGVPLKLAKFELQISEVRDIMFYGAKMSVEPAYEKTYDLEAAAKLDRSVMMELKKSNAR, from the coding sequence ATGCCAAACAAAGTAGATACGACACTTTCTAAAGAACTGTTAACACTTTTGAGAAGAGAACAATACGTGCTACTATCCACGATTGATTATGAAACAACTGGACCGGATGTTAGCGCCATTTCATGGCTTTATGCAGTTGATTGTCAGACGATCGTATTTGCGGTAGATGCTAAATCAAGAATTGTTAAAAACATTCATGATAATGATCAGATTTCGATCACCCTGATCGGAAATGAAAGTACGTATGCAATATGTGGAGAAGCTCTAATGACTGAAGATCGAATGGAAGGCGTTCCTTTAAAGCTTGCCAAGTTTGAGCTTCAAATTAGTGAAGTCCGAGATATTATGTTCTATGGTGCAAAGATGTCTGTAGAGCCAGCTTATGAAAAGACATATGATCTTGAAGCCGCAGCGAAGCTTGATCGGTCCGTCATGATGGAATTGAAGAAATCGAATGCAAGATAA